The Thomasclavelia ramosa DSM 1402 genome includes a region encoding these proteins:
- the asnS gene encoding asparagine--tRNA ligase, whose product MFEFITVRELYEMFLSNQMMDLEGYEYVELEGWVRTNRNNGKLGFIALNDGTYFKNLQVVYTEAEISNYEEIDKLSTGSSIRVVGKLKLTPEGKQPFEVEATEIEIEGKCDEDFPLQKKRHSFEYMREIPHLRPRANTFYAIFRLRSVLSMAIHEFFQSQGFVYVHTPIITGNDGEGAGEMFRATTIDGTNFEDDFFEKEAFLTVTGQLHVEAFAMAFRDVYTFGPAFRAENSNTSRHASEFWMIEPEIAFADLEDDMDLIEDMVKYCIDYVLDNAPAEMEFFASMIDKDCINRITKVKNSDFKRMTYTEAIEILEKADVKFKNKVSWGMDLNSEHERYICEQVVKGPVFLTDYPKEIKAFYMRLNDDNKTVAACDLLVPGIGELVGGSQREERYDVLERIMDEKGMSKDGLQWYMDLRRYGGCKHAGFGLGFDRFLMYLTGMQNIRDVEPFPRTPRNLKF is encoded by the coding sequence ATGTTTGAATTTATAACGGTTAGAGAACTATATGAAATGTTTTTAAGTAACCAAATGATGGATTTAGAAGGTTACGAATATGTTGAACTTGAGGGATGGGTTCGAACTAATCGTAACAATGGGAAATTGGGATTTATTGCTCTAAATGATGGTACATACTTCAAAAATTTACAAGTTGTATATACAGAAGCAGAAATTTCTAACTATGAAGAAATCGATAAATTATCTACTGGTAGTTCAATTCGAGTAGTTGGAAAATTAAAGTTGACACCTGAAGGAAAACAACCATTTGAAGTTGAAGCAACTGAGATTGAAATCGAAGGTAAATGTGATGAAGATTTTCCATTACAAAAGAAACGTCATTCATTCGAATATATGCGTGAAATACCGCATTTAAGACCTCGTGCGAACACTTTCTATGCAATTTTTAGATTGCGCAGTGTTTTATCAATGGCTATTCATGAATTTTTCCAATCACAAGGGTTTGTTTATGTTCATACACCAATTATCACTGGAAACGATGGTGAAGGGGCCGGAGAAATGTTTAGAGCAACAACTATTGATGGAACTAATTTTGAAGATGATTTCTTTGAAAAAGAGGCTTTCTTAACAGTTACTGGTCAATTACATGTTGAAGCTTTTGCAATGGCTTTTAGAGATGTTTATACATTTGGTCCTGCATTTAGAGCAGAAAACTCTAATACTTCTCGCCATGCTAGTGAATTTTGGATGATTGAACCTGAAATTGCTTTTGCTGATTTAGAGGATGATATGGATTTAATTGAAGATATGGTTAAATATTGTATCGATTACGTTTTAGATAATGCTCCTGCGGAAATGGAATTCTTTGCTTCAATGATTGATAAAGATTGCATCAATCGAATTACTAAAGTTAAAAACAGTGATTTCAAACGGATGACATACACTGAAGCAATTGAAATTTTAGAAAAAGCAGATGTTAAATTTAAAAATAAAGTTTCATGGGGAATGGATTTAAATAGTGAACATGAGCGCTATATTTGTGAACAGGTTGTTAAAGGACCAGTTTTCTTGACAGACTATCCAAAAGAAATCAAGGCTTTCTATATGCGTTTAAATGATGATAATAAAACAGTGGCTGCTTGTGATTTATTGGTTCCAGGAATTGGAGAATTAGTTGGAGGAAGTCAACGTGAAGAAAGATATGATGTTCTTGAAAGAATCATGGATGAAAAAGGAATGTCTAAAGATGGTTTACAATGGTATATGGACTTACGTCGCTATGGTGGCTGTAAACATGCGGGATTCGGTTTAGGATTTGATCGTTTCTTAATGTATTTAACTGGAATGCAAAATATTCGTGATGTTGAACCTTTCCCAAGAACACCAAGAAATTTAAAATTTTAA
- a CDS encoding redox-sensing transcriptional repressor Rex, with product MDKKISNATMSRYPVYLKALRKMQHEGKENCLSSELSSLTGIQDTTIRRDFTYLSKTDNFGQRGKGYDVKHLIDGLSEVLGLGLDESIILIGIGNLGSAILKYNRWQYTVGKIVCGYDQDKNKEGERFGVKLYNIDDLEKTFPKDCKIAILAISENVQPTVDRLMDLGIKGIVDFTHTHFTVREGVEVQQVDVVVAIQELVIKMDSNRQ from the coding sequence ATGGATAAAAAAATATCAAACGCTACAATGTCTCGTTATCCTGTTTATCTTAAAGCTTTAAGAAAAATGCAGCATGAAGGTAAAGAAAATTGTTTATCAAGCGAATTATCTAGTTTAACAGGTATTCAAGATACGACGATTCGTAGAGATTTTACTTATTTATCAAAGACAGATAATTTTGGCCAACGTGGTAAAGGTTATGATGTAAAACATTTAATTGACGGATTAAGTGAGGTATTAGGATTAGGACTAGACGAATCAATTATTTTGATTGGTATCGGAAATCTTGGTAGTGCAATTTTAAAATATAACCGTTGGCAATATACAGTGGGAAAAATTGTCTGCGGCTATGATCAAGATAAAAATAAAGAGGGAGAGCGTTTTGGTGTTAAACTCTATAATATTGATGATTTAGAAAAAACTTTTCCTAAAGACTGTAAAATTGCAATCTTGGCTATTTCTGAAAACGTTCAACCAACAGTTGATCGTTTAATGGATTTAGGAATTAAAGGTATCGTTGATTTTACACATACACATTTTACAGTTCGTGAAGGAGTCGAGGTACAACAGGTAGATGTTGTTGTAGCAATTCAAGAATTAGTTATTAAGATGGATTCAAATCGTCAATAA
- the tsaE gene encoding tRNA (adenosine(37)-N6)-threonylcarbamoyltransferase complex ATPase subunit type 1 TsaE: MEKVIKVNNLEETIALGNRLGLLLQPNMLLTLSGDLGAGKTTFTKGIGQGLGITKVINSPTFTILKQYQGRLNLSHFDAYRLEGQDDDLGFEEIFDSDDVCVVEWANFIEDILPVDRLTIEIKKIDENIREFVFKTNSEKYAQVVEALT, translated from the coding sequence ATGGAAAAAGTAATTAAAGTAAATAACCTTGAAGAAACGATTGCTTTGGGTAATCGTTTAGGCTTGTTATTACAACCAAATATGCTATTGACTTTAAGTGGCGACTTAGGAGCCGGGAAGACGACCTTTACCAAAGGAATTGGTCAAGGATTAGGGATTACCAAGGTTATTAATAGTCCTACTTTTACCATTTTAAAACAATATCAAGGTCGCTTGAATTTGTCACATTTTGATGCTTATCGTTTAGAAGGACAGGATGATGATTTAGGATTTGAAGAAATTTTTGATAGTGATGATGTTTGTGTTGTTGAATGGGCTAATTTTATTGAAGATATTTTACCGGTAGACCGTTTAACAATTGAAATAAAAAAAATTGATGAAAATATTCGCGAATTTGTCTTTAAAACAAATAGTGAAAAATACGCTCAAGTTGTGGAGGCTTTAACATGA
- the tsaB gene encoding tRNA (adenosine(37)-N6)-threonylcarbamoyltransferase complex dimerization subunit type 1 TsaB, with protein MKTIVMDTSNAYLVIGLYEDDQCIDKYQADGNRRQSEYALTHLDEMLKKHHWEVLNVDEMIITIGPGSYTGQRVALTIAKTLAAISKIKIKAVSSLHGYAGASKAISVIDARSKKIFVGVYEHNQAIIDDQIMLIDDFANFKEQYPDFQVIGDSDLVGINKVKLDLSDCIYQAGKSVDYCQNIDNLVPHYLKDVEAKKIC; from the coding sequence ATGAAGACAATTGTAATGGATACATCAAATGCTTATTTAGTTATTGGCTTATACGAAGATGATCAATGTATTGATAAGTATCAAGCAGATGGAAATCGGCGGCAATCTGAGTACGCTTTAACACATCTTGATGAAATGTTGAAAAAACATCATTGGGAAGTTTTAAATGTGGATGAAATGATAATTACGATTGGTCCTGGTTCTTATACTGGTCAACGGGTCGCTTTGACGATTGCCAAAACTTTGGCAGCAATTTCAAAAATAAAAATCAAGGCAGTTTCTTCGTTACATGGTTATGCTGGAGCTTCTAAGGCAATCAGTGTAATTGATGCTCGAAGCAAAAAGATTTTTGTTGGGGTATATGAGCATAATCAGGCCATAATTGATGATCAAATCATGTTGATTGATGATTTTGCTAATTTTAAAGAACAATATCCTGATTTTCAAGTGATTGGTGATAGTGATTTAGTCGGAATTAACAAAGTTAAACTCGATTTAAGTGATTGTATTTATCAAGCTGGTAAAAGTGTTGATTATTGTCAAAATATTGATAATCTTGTTCCTCATTATTTAAAAGATGTTGAGGCGAAAAAAATATGTTAA
- the rimI gene encoding ribosomal protein S18-alanine N-acetyltransferase, producing the protein MLIRRMDLGDIEEVVKLEHDLFSSPWNEEAFKYELEKNAFSSILILEDNNIIVGYIGMWTLGDQTQITTIGVRKEFQGKGYAKILMTKCDEITKHLGYSNINLEVRVSNTKAISLYQKCGFKIAATRKNYYQDNHEDAYLMVKEMEE; encoded by the coding sequence ATGTTAATCAGACGGATGGATTTAGGTGATATTGAAGAAGTTGTAAAGTTAGAGCATGATTTATTTAGTTCGCCATGGAATGAAGAAGCTTTTAAATATGAATTAGAAAAAAATGCTTTTTCATCAATTTTGATTTTGGAAGATAATAATATAATTGTTGGTTATATAGGAATGTGGACACTAGGAGACCAAACTCAAATAACAACTATCGGTGTTAGAAAAGAGTTCCAAGGAAAAGGCTATGCTAAAATATTAATGACTAAATGTGATGAAATTACAAAGCATTTAGGCTATTCGAATATTAATTTAGAAGTCCGAGTTTCTAATACTAAAGCAATTAGTTTATATCAAAAATGTGGCTTTAAAATTGCCGCAACAAGAAAAAATTACTATCAGGATAATCATGAAGATGCGTATTTGATGGTAAAAGAAATGGAGGAATAA
- the tsaD gene encoding tRNA (adenosine(37)-N6)-threonylcarbamoyltransferase complex transferase subunit TsaD, with product MSLILAIESSCDEMAMAILKDEREFLSSVVASQIDVHAMYGGVVPEIASRKHVECVSLVLKETLNKANVTIDEIDAIAVTKGPGLVGSLHIGLQAAKTIAMAYHKPLIGVHHIAGHIYANNYVQNIIYPSLCLVVSGGHSELVLLKAPFKFEVIGQTLDDAVGEAYDKVGRVLNLPYPGGPIIDKMAAKGNHTYNLPVPLDDESYNFSFSGLKSAVINLNHKAMQRNEEINQEDLAASFQDVVLSVLVNKTIRATKEYGIKQVLMAGGVSANRGLRNAMGEAVGQLDGVELLLPPMSCCTDNAMMIALAAKQMYDLKLFSDLSLGIKPNLDLENESVSGGNQNG from the coding sequence GTGTCACTTATTTTAGCAATTGAATCAAGTTGTGATGAGATGGCTATGGCAATCTTAAAAGATGAACGAGAATTTCTTAGTAGTGTCGTGGCCTCACAGATTGATGTTCATGCGATGTATGGTGGAGTAGTGCCAGAAATTGCAAGTAGGAAACATGTTGAATGTGTTTCGCTAGTATTAAAAGAAACTTTGAATAAGGCTAACGTTACGATTGATGAAATTGATGCTATTGCGGTAACTAAAGGACCGGGGTTAGTTGGGTCTTTGCATATCGGTTTACAGGCCGCTAAAACGATTGCAATGGCTTATCATAAGCCATTGATTGGAGTACATCATATTGCTGGACATATTTATGCCAATAACTATGTTCAAAATATTATCTATCCAAGTCTTTGTTTAGTTGTTAGTGGTGGTCATAGTGAACTTGTCTTATTAAAAGCTCCTTTTAAATTTGAAGTAATTGGGCAAACCCTTGATGATGCTGTTGGAGAAGCATATGATAAAGTGGGACGAGTTTTAAATTTACCATATCCCGGGGGACCTATAATCGATAAAATGGCTGCTAAAGGTAATCATACTTATAATTTACCAGTGCCTTTGGATGATGAAAGCTATAATTTTAGTTTTAGTGGATTAAAATCTGCTGTAATTAATTTAAATCATAAAGCGATGCAGCGAAATGAAGAAATCAATCAAGAAGATTTAGCTGCCTCTTTTCAAGATGTGGTTTTATCGGTTTTAGTCAATAAAACAATACGTGCTACTAAAGAATATGGTATTAAACAAGTATTAATGGCAGGAGGCGTGAGTGCTAATCGTGGATTGCGAAATGCGATGGGTGAAGCGGTTGGCCAATTAGATGGAGTAGAATTATTATTACCGCCAATGAGTTGTTGTACTGATAACGCAATGATGATTGCTTTAGCAGCAAAACAGATGTACGATTTGAAATTATTTAGTGATTTGTCATTAGGGATTAAGCCAAATTTAGATTTAGAAAATGAATCGGTTAGCGGGGGAAATCAAAATGGATAA
- a CDS encoding DUF402 domain-containing protein — MSDSLVGKKVLIHCYKHDGSIHRCWAKGFILDENDDHFIAINNRTLVTESDGRMWHTREPAICYFPKNKWYNVICMIRKTGVYYYCNIASPTLYDGEALKYIDYDLDLKVFPDNNYRVLDEEEYKQHAKQMNYSKELDRILKKQLELLIDLATKREGPFSEDFTKHWYHVYEDLTQG, encoded by the coding sequence ATGTCAGATTCTCTGGTAGGAAAAAAAGTATTAATTCACTGTTATAAGCACGATGGAAGTATTCATCGATGCTGGGCCAAAGGATTCATCTTAGATGAAAATGATGATCATTTTATTGCAATCAATAATCGCACCTTAGTAACTGAATCTGATGGTCGAATGTGGCATACAAGAGAGCCTGCCATCTGTTATTTTCCTAAAAATAAGTGGTACAATGTGATTTGTATGATTCGTAAAACAGGAGTTTATTATTATTGTAATATTGCTTCACCAACTTTATATGATGGTGAGGCATTGAAATATATTGATTATGATTTAGATTTAAAAGTATTCCCAGATAATAACTATCGGGTTTTAGATGAAGAAGAGTATAAGCAACATGCTAAACAGATGAATTATTCAAAAGAATTGGATAGAATATTAAAAAAACAATTAGAACTGCTAATTGATTTAGCAACGAAACGTGAAGGACCGTTTAGTGAAGATTTTACGAAACATTGGTATCATGTATATGAAGATTTGACACAAGGATAG